The genomic stretch TCACAACCTTCCCCACACCTAGTTCCTGACACTTTACATTGAGCTGGGTCATAAATTCTTTAGCACTTTGAGGCAGCACATCCCGACCATCGAGCAAAGCATGAATGAATACCTTTTTCACACCGATTTCTTTCGCCATATCCAAGAGAGCAAAAAGATGTTCGATATGGGAGTGAACCCCTCCATTAGAGAGCAAACCCATCAGGTGCAAAGCATTGTTCCCATCATTGACACGCTCCATAGCTTCTTTCAATACGGGATTTCGAGCAAATTCTCCAGTTCGTATAGCCTTAGAAATCCGAGTGAATTCTTGGAAAACTACCCGTCCGGCTCCAATATTTAAATGCCCTACTTCCGAGTTCCCCATCTGCCCGGTGGGCAATCCAACTTCTTCCCCGGAAGCTACGATGAACGTATGAGGATATTCTTTAGACAAGCGATCAAAATGGGGTTTTTGGGCCTGAGCAATCGCATTGCCATCTGCCTGAGCACTGTAGCCCCATCCATCAAGAATCATTAAAACAAGTGGCTTCATAAGGCAGTCACCGCGTTAAGAACGAGCTTTGCAAATCCTTCCGGATCGAGACTAGCGCCACCCACGAGGGCTCCATCCACATCCGGTTGTGCCATGAGCTCGACAATCGTATCGGCATTAACACTTCCACCATAGAGAATGTTTACTTCATCGGCAACCGCCCCGGCAATTCCTGCTAAAGTAGAACGAATCATAGTGCACATTTCTTGTGCATCAGCGCTGGTGGCTGATTTACCGGTTCCGATCGCCCATATGGGTTCATAGGCTATGACCACACGTTTCAAATCAGCGGGAGATAGATCAGGGAGATCCTTTTCCACCTGGCTGCGAACGATGGCAAAGGCCTTACTTTCCTCACGTTGTGCTAAGTTTTCCCCTACACAGAGAATCGGGGTAAGCCCTGCCTTGAGAGCTGCCTTCACCTTCTTGGCAATCTCTTCATCGGTTTCCCGGAGGATTACCCGACGTTCTGAATGTCCGATAATGACATAAGTACAGGCTGTATCCACCAGCATGGCAGCGGAAATCTCACCCGTATAAGCACCATTGCCAGCAAAGGACAGATCCTGAGCCCCGATATGGATAACACTTTCCTCCAATTCATCCTTGAGGGTGCTAAGGGCTGTAAAGGGAGCACACACCACAACATCAATCTCGGTGGTTTCTCCCAAAAGACCGAGCAGCCTTCCCGCATAGTCCTGAGCTTCCCGGATCGTTTTGTTCATTTTCCAGTTGCCTGCGATAATAGGATGTCGTATGGACATGGACTTAGCTCCCTTCAAATAATGATTCAATAATCTCCTAGTTGACTTAAGAGTCACTTATCCTGAAGCGCTGCTACACCAGGTAAGGTTTTTCCTTCCAAGAGCTTTAGAGAAGCTCCTCCACCTGTGGAAATATGGCTCATTTGATTAGCGACGCCCATTTTATCGACAGCCGCCACAGAATCTCCGCCGCCCACAATGGTCATGCCCGGGCATTTGGCTACGGCCTGGGCAACCCGTTCAGTTCCTCTGGAGAAATTGTCCATCTCAAAAACACCCATGGGACCGTTCCAAACAATCGTCTTGGCCTCTACTATGGCCTCACTAAAGGCTCCGGCACTTTCCGGTCCGATATCTAAAGCCATCTCATCTTCACTTATATCGGTGATGGGGATAATGCGATAAGGAGCGTCGTCCTTAAATTCCTCAGCCACTACAACATCCTGAGGCAAAAGAATCTTGACTTCCCGTTCTTGGGCCTTAGAGAGGATTTTCTGGGCCAAAGGCAATTTATCATTTTCAACCAAGGATTTCCCCATCCGGTACCCCTGAGCTTTGAGAAATGTATTCGCCATTCCTCCGCCAATAATCAAAACGTCCACCTTGTTAAGGAGGTTCTCGATGACACCGATTTTATCACTCACCTTAGCTCCACCGATGATCGCCACAAAAGGCCGCTCTGCAGCTTCCATGGCGTGGCACATGCTCTCAATCTCTTTTTGAAGCAGGAAACCGGCAACACCGGGAATTCGATGGGCGATTCCTTCCGTAGAGGCATGGGCTCGATGGGCTGTACCGAAAGCATCATTAACAAAAACATCCGCTAAGCTGGCAAGACTTGTGACAAACTCAGGATCATTTTTTTCTTCCTCTGCGTGGAATCGCACATTCTCAAGGAGGAGGATCTCTCCTTCTTTTAGCTGCGTTACTTCCTTTTCTACTTCCGGTCCGATGCAATCCGGGGCAATGGAAACGTGTTGATCAAGCAATTCACTTAGGCGTTGGGCTACGGGGGCAAGGGAGTATTCCGGATCCACTTTTCCCTTGGGACGTCCTAAGTGCGAAGCAAGAATGATTTTGGCACCCTCTCCGATTAAATAGTGAATCGTCGGCAAAGCCGCTATAATCCTCGTGTCATCAGCTATATTTCCATGATCATCCATCGGCACATTAAAATCAACGCGCACAAAAACGCGTTTCCCCTGTACCGTGATATCCTTAAGCCCTTTCTTAACCATTATATATGTTTCTCCTTTCCTTTTTTGCTTCACTAGTTCGCTATTATATGTAAGTGTATGTATATTTGCTTGTAGGCGTTAATCGGGTACTGCGGTGTTCGCTTAAGCGGAGTTATATCCTAAGGAGTATCTCCAGGATTTTGTTTACATCGTCCGCTAAATAAGCTACGCGGTACCAAACTAATCGCTAGAAGTCGTTCCTTGTAAAGCAAAGTCCTTAGGTAGACTTGCATAACGAAGAATTCACCGTGTATTAGTTTAGCACTTTCTATCATCTTAGTATACCGCCAAAGGAAAATCTTACTCTTTAGACCAATCCCATCACGACTTGGGCAATATTAACACTATGCTTATCGATGCGATAAAGCAAATTCACGATATCTAGGTTCTCCCACTGCGTTGTTTTGGCCAAGATTCCAAACTGTAAAGCTCGCTGCAGACGAACAACGTCAGGGTGTTCACGAATGACTTCTCCTGCCAAATCCCTGTCCCATGACTTTAGTGCTCCTAGCATTCGATTGTAATTATTCAGCACAGTTTCATAAAGTTCCTTCATATCTCGCCAAATTCCTTCGGTTTCCAGTCGGTTTTCCTTCGTTACGTTTTGAATATGATCGGACAGGTCAAATAAGGCATCCCCAACATATTGAAATTCTTTGAGAATGAATTGGGTATTAAGAATTTCTTCATGTTGCTGGGCAGTTACTTCTTTAGCAGACAAATCAGCCAGAAAGCGGAAAATATGCTGATAATACCATTGGAACTCTTGCTCTAGAGGTGAACCTTTACCCGGCAGGGCACGCATCTCTAAAACGCCGGTAGGAATCTGCGACATCAGCTCCTCCCGTAAGACCTTGCCCATTCCTTGAATTTCAAGGTGAATCTGTGTTAAGGCGATGGCGGGTACTTCCAGAGATGCTTCATCCACATATTTAAACTGAACTTTTTTTATGCCTTGAGAAGAGTCAGGCAAAATTCGAACCATAACTTTAGCAATCCAGTTATTCAGTGGCATAAAGAGGATGATCATCATGATTGAGAAGACAAGATGAGAGTTAGCCACCTGACGCTTAAGATCTCCTCCCATCCAGATTAATAGATCTGCAACTTCAGGCAAAAAGGGGAGAACGAGAAGGGTGGCTAGGACTTTGTAGAGGGTGTTGGCCAAGGCAACTCGACGGGCATCCTGCTTCTGCGCCGTCAATGTCGAGATTAGCGTCGTCACTGTGCCACCGATATGAGCTCCTAAAACCAAAGGTATAACCGCACCGAGATTAATTAAGCCTTGATCAGCCAAGGAAATCAGAATGGCTACTGTAGCAGTACTACTCTGCATAAGGGCTGTAAGAACCAGACCCACAAGGATTCCGAAGAAGGGCTTAGCTCCCAATTGGGCAAGAAATTCTTGAACCTGAGGCACATCCTTTAAAGGAGCAAAGGCACCGGACATAATGGATATTCCCACGAATATAAGACCAAAACCTATCATGGCCTGGCCTAAGGGCTTTATATGAGGCGTTTTCACAATGAGGTAGAGGATAAAACCAACAAAAATGAAACCCAAGGCCACATTAAGCATTTTGAAGGCAATGAGCTGGATGGAGAGTGAAGTACCCAAAGCTGAGCCCAAAACAATCCCTAAGGCCCGACCAAGACTCATCAGACCCACATTGACAAATTCCACCACAAGGACGGTGGTAGCCGTACTGCTTTGAAAGGCTACTGTCATGATGATTCCAAATAGCACTGCTAAGTAGGTCTTCTTGGTGAGGGATTCAAGTAGTTCTTTAAGTCGATTGGCTGCAAACATCTGCAAGCCGGAAGCAGTCGTATGTACCCCAAACATGAAAATTCCTAATCCACCTAGGAAAGCAACCCATGCACTAAAATTGATGTTGATCACCCCTAGCTAGAACTTTTTCCCTGTCTTTATATAGACTTGAGCCTCTGCCACATTTAAGATATGATCACCCATGCGCTCCATAGTCCGCGCAAAAATTAGAGCAAATGCTAACGAACCTGTTTTCTCACTTTGGCCACCCATGAGAAATTGCCTTTGTAAAAACCCATAAGTAGTATCCAACACATCGTCCATTTGATCCAAAGCTTCTACGTTATCTTCTTCATTATCAATTGTCTCTTTTACTTTTAGATACATCTGCTGGGTTTGATTGGCCATTTGAAGAACTTCCTCAATATGCTCCATATTAGAACTGAGCACAGCAAGCTCAGCAATATCACAGGCATAATCGGCGATTCTTTCCAGCTCTTGGGCTATTCTCTGATAGCCCAGTAAAAAACAAAGGTCTTGGGTCCTGATTTGCTGAAGGGTCATCATCTCGAGGATGCGCTTGAGCACTTTGTCTCTCATAGCATCGATTTGATCATCTTCTTTACGCCAGTCCATATCCTGCAAAGCGTCAGGGGTTTCTAGATTGCTGAGGACTCTACTCAAGAGATCCTCCACCCCTTGGGCAAGCTCGAGAATCATCGTCCTTATCTCCATTAATGCCCGATCATACCCGCTCAGCCGCGTAAACATCATCCCCAACACTCCTCTATAAAATCTTCTCGTCCCATAGCATCTGGGGTTGCTCTTTGGAGGGGTCGCTCAAGAGGACCTGTCCGCAGTCTTGATAAAAAACCACAAATTGTTCTAGATTATCTAACCCAATCTGTGGCTCTATTTTCATTATATTCCCGAATCTTTAGAATACACACTATCCAAACGTCGAGCCACCTATTAATACCGCTTGCGCAAAGTTGTTGAAGGGATACCTAGTTCGTCACGGTATTTTGCTACGGTTCGGCGTGAAATCTTCATGTTTTTTTCCTTGAGTATTTCGGTGAGCTTCTGATCTGAGTAAGGAACCTTAGGATCTTCCGTAGCAATGATATCCTTTAAAGCTTGCTTAATTGCTTCTGTGGTCATGCCCTCCTCGCTTCCTAAACCGGTTGCGAAAAAGAACTTGAATTCAAAAATCCCGCGGGGGGTCTGCACATACTTATTGGCTGTTGCCCGACTCACAGTAGATTCATGAACCCCAATTTCTTCGGCAATATCTTTGAGATTGAGAGGCCTTAGGTAGCGAATACCTTGTCGTAAAAATTCCTCTTGGCGCCGAACAAGAGCATCAGCGACTTTATATAAGGTCAGACGCCTCTGCTCAATACTGCGAATGAGCCAAGCAGCAGCATTGAGTTTTTGCTCCACAAATTTACGGGTCTCTGATTCGCTGTTCTGACTCAAGGCTTTTTTATAGGTTTGATTGATGCCTAGGCGTGGTACGGTAACGTCATTGATCAGGATAATAAACTCTCCTTCGACTTCCTCAATCACCACATCCGGAATAATATAACGAACCTCTCCCGGCCCGGAAAACCGCCGACCGGGCTTAGGATCAAGAGTGCGGAGGAGATCTGACATTGCCTGTACCTGCAGAGGAGTTACCTTAAGTTGGTTGGCAATCTTTTGTAAACGCCCAGCAGCCAAATCCTCGAGGTGATTGAGAAAACTCGGCATCTCGGGCGGGTAGTGGTTAAGCAAAGGAAGCTGTAGTCTCAGGCATTCTTCGAGATTCCTAGCCCCCACACCTAAGGGGTCCAAACCTTGGATGATTGTTAGTCCCGTTTTCACTTGCTCAAGGGGGCGCTGAAACTGCTTAGCTATTTCTTCTAAGGAAAGAGGCAGATAACCATTTTCGTCTAAATTCCCAATAATATATTCAAGTAAATCTTGAGGGGCCGATGCCCTTTGGATATGAATCTGTTCAAGCAAATGCTCTTGAAGGGAGGGGGCCGCTGCTAAAAAGGGCTCGAACCTTTTGTTCTGCCCGGCATCAGGGTCATACTCTCTGAATATCCGTTCCTCCTGATGCTGAAAATAGTCTTCCCAGTTCATATCCCAGTCGCTATCTGCCGGATTGTCCTCCTTTTCCAGAGGGGGGGTATCTTCTTGAGAATTGTCCGTTCCTTTGTCACCGGAATCTTCAACGACATCTAAGAGAGGGTTTTCCAACATCTGCTGTTCCACATAATCAGAAAGTTCAAGGGCTGATAGCTGCAGTACAGCAATCGCTTGGCGCAACTCCGGAGTCATGACTAACTTCTGTGTTTGCTCTAGGTTTAGACTATACCCTATGCGCACAATTATCCTCCTCTCCCCACCTGCTTATGCCGTTCCTCTAGCTTATCAGCGAGCTCGTCTATTTTGCGTAGGCGATGATTCACTCCGGATTTGCCTACCTTCGGGTTCAACATTTCCCCCAATTCCTTGAGGCTTGCATCGGGATATTCCAGTCGCAGCTCAGCTATTTCCCGTATTGGATCCGGGAGCGCTTGAAGACCAATAGTATTCGCTACCTTCTGGATATTTTCCACTTGCCTTACAGCTGCATCTACTGTCTTATTGAGATTGGCTGTCTCACAGTTGACTAAACGATTGACTTGATTGCGCATATCTTTAAGCACGCGAACATTCTCAAACTCTAAAAGTGCGCGATGAGCACCGATGAGAGCAAGGAATTTAACAATATGTTCACTTTCCTTAATATATACCACATGCCAATTTTTACGCAGACTCACTTTAGCACCCAACTGAAACCGATTGAGTAGTAGGCAGAGGGCATCCGCATGAAGAGCGTCATTGGTGATAATCTCTAAATGATATGTTCCCTCAGGATTATTTATGGATCCACCGGCCAGAAAGGCTCCGCGTAAATAAGCAATTCTATCGCATTTCTTCTTGACAAGAAAGTTGGGTATACCCGGGAGGATTTCCCCTTCTTCATCAATGAGCCCCAGCTCTTGAAAATCGCTTAATACTCTTGGATAGATTTTAACCATATAGGAATTATTCTTTTTTAAGCGCAGCTTCCTGCGCACCATAATATCCACCGGTAAACCCAATAGGTTCTTGGCCAGTCGGTATACCTTGCGAGCTACGGGAGCACTCTCTGTAGTCACGTTCAGTGCGTAGATTTGATTAGAGATCTGCAAGGTCCCATCCATGCGCACAAGTGCTGCAAGTTCGGCCACATTGCAACATCTTTTCTTTTCTTCGATGCGCGCTAATTCATCCTTAGTTTCGGCGCTGAAAGACATTTCTCCCCCCTCCTTTCTAGGATTCTTCCCTCAATTTCTGACTTAATAAATAGGAATCCACCAGAGCAATCCGCTCACCCATGGGCTTTAAGCGAAAGAGAAGTCGAATGAGCATTCGCGCCAACCGGTCTGGGTCGTGACGGATGGTTTCACCCTCTTGCAGAAGATCGGCTTCCACATATTTAACCCCCAGCCATTCCACGCTGGCGGCATTGCCATTCACCGGATAGGAGCCTTCCTCTGCATAGCGCTGCAAAAGCTCCTGGGGTATCCCTTGTTTATTAGCTAAGACAACATCCACTAAACCATGGCCACAGTGATCCATCAGAGACTGCAAATGATCCGAGACTTGAAAGTTGTCCGTCTCTCCCGGTTCTGTCATAATATTGCAGATATAGACACAAGGAGCATCCACATCGCGAATTTTCTCTTTTAAGCCTTTTACTAAAAGATTCGGCAAAACGCTGGTATAAAGACTGCCGGGACCTAAGACGATAAGATCCGCTTCATCCAAGGCCTTTAACGCCTCTGGAATAGGTTCACAATCCTCGGGTTCTAAGTAAACCCTGATAATGCGACCTTGGGTGTCCCTGACCTGGGTTTCCCCTTTCACTGTGGTTCCATTGGCCAGATCTGCCCCTAAGACCACCTGTTCCAAGGTGGAGGGATAGACATTCCCCCTGAGTGCGAAGACCTTACTCACCTGCTCTACCCCTTTTTGGAAATCTCCAAAGGTATCAGCCATTCCCGCTAAAAATAGATTGCCTAAGCTATGTCCTTTTAGGGTACCCGTATCAAAGCGATAGGAGAAGAGTTTCTCCATGACATTTTCTGTATCGGAGAGGGCGACGAGGCAATTTCGAATATCCCCCGGGGGGAGTATTCCCATTTCACTACGGAGCATCCCAGAACTCCCACCGTCATCCGCTACCGTAACGATGGCGGTGAGATTGCGGGTATAACCTTTCAGACCTCTTAGGAGGTTGGACAAGCCGGTTCCGCCGCCAATCACCACAATTTTCGGACCACGACCCAGATGTTGCCGGGAATACATGACATCAACAATTCGGGCTTCTTCATCGGGTAATAACACAGAGATAATGGAATTAAGCATGCGCTTAAAACCAATCACCATAGCGGTTGCCCCTAAAGCACTGATTACGAGACCCATGGGCACCGCAGTACGGGGAGCACTTCCAGTCAGTCGATAGATTGCTTCGCGAAATTGCAACTCTAGATAGCCTAGGGCTATGCCGTCATTCATTACGGAAAACCCCGCTGCAAATAAAAATACGCCGAGAACTGCTAGAAAAAACCAACGCTTGACCCCTAAATTAGGATAAAGCCATTTCAAGGAGTTGGGGAGTGATATGCCCAGTTTACTTTTCATTTAGTCCTATCACCCTTCCGATTACGGGCAGCATCCCGGTGATTAACGCTCATGGTGTAATGATGCTCTTTAAGAAAAATACCTATGCGTTCAGCAATAGCCACGGAACGATGCTGTCCCCCTGTACATCCCACACCAATCACTAAATGCCGCTTCCCTTCCTCCACATAATGAGGAAGAATATACTCTAACAAGTCCAGATACTTCTCTATGAACTCTTGAGCCAAGGAATTACTAAAGATATAATTCTGAACTTGTGGATGTTCCCCAGTGAGTGGCCGAAGTTCACTAATATAAAAAGGATTGGGTAAAAAGCGCACATCAATGAGCAAGTCCACGTCAAGGGGTATACCATATTTATAGCCGAAGGAGACCACAGAAACTGTTAAAGGTCCAGAGGCGTGTTCATTGCCAAACAGTTCTGCCACTTGGTGGCGAAGTTGCTGAGATGAGAGATTTGAAGTATCAATAATCTTATGAGCGATACCACGAAGTTCGGTGAGTTTTTGACGTTCCATTTGAATTCCTTCGAGAATTCCGCCGCTAGGGGAAAGGGGGTGTCTCCGTCGGGATTCCTTATACCGTCCAACGAGAATTTCATCTGAGGCTTCTAAAAAAAGCATCTCATACTGGAATCCAGACCTTTGTAAATCTTCTAGAGCCTCAGCCAAGGAAGTAAAGAACTCCCCCCCGCGCAGATCGCAAACGATGGCCGCGCGGCTCACCTTGCCCTGTGATTGAACACAGAGTTCAGCAAATTTTAGAATCAAGGATGGGGGCAGATTATCCACACAGAAGAAACCCTGATCTTCGAGACTCTGCATTGCCTGGGTCTTACCCGCTCCCGAGAGTCCTGTGATAACCAATAATCGTACTTGCTTTGACGACATAGCTACTCCCCCTTCTCTATTGATTATTTCGCTTGAAGCACTTTCACAGCTTCCGTCTGTGCCCAACTAAGAGCATCCTCTGGCTTTACCCCACTCCAAGCCTTTTGCCAAGCTTGGTCCTGGAGGGGCAAAAGCTTCCCTTCCATAGCATTACCCGGCAAGGACCAGACTCTAGCTAGACTTAACCCCACTTGACGAAGAAGTCCTGTTTGGGCTTCTTCACGACTATAAAAAGAGCTACTGGCAGGAAAACGTTTTCCGGCCTTAGCGATAGCCCACTGGGCATCCGGGGAAAGCAGCTCATCTTCTACCAAGCGGATGAGTGGGTTCAGCTCCTCTGTGGATTTGATAGAGGAGTTAGCGATGCCGATGGTTCTTCCCGTCAAAATTTCCCCTTTTCCGCCTGTCAACTGAGTAAGGGGCACGCTTCCCCAAGGAATAGTCGCTGCCAATCCCTGAGCTTGACTGGCCGAGGCTACGGTATAAGCAACCTGAGCATTCACGAATAAATTCCAAGCATTGGGGTCAACTAATAAAAGATTCCCCTCCCGCCAGGCTAAAAGCTGTTGAAGAAAGATAAGATTTGCCGGGTCCTGAAGTGCAGGCTGTCCATTACTAGCAAACTTCCCCCCTTGGGCTAACCACCAAGGACTTAAAGTCTTGGTATCCAGCGCTGATAACGCAATCACTCCCTTGGCCGCTGAAAACTCCGCCAAATTAGCAGGCAACGGGGCGACATCAGTACGATAATAGAATAAAGGAACATCGACGGAAAGTGGTAGGGCATATGTCTTTTCCCCATAATTAAATTGTGTCACTAAGCCAAGGAACGGGTCCGAATTACCGATAACCGGAGCTAAAGCCCCTTGATGAAAAAGATTGGTTAAGGCTTTGGCAGAGGTGAGAAAGATTTCCGGTCCTTCCCCACCCGCTTGCGCAAGATAAGCAAGATTAGCCATCTTCTCTTCTTCAATATATTCTAGTCGGATAATCACTTCCGGGTGTGCGTCCATAACTCTTTGGCTTTGTTTTCCCAATTCTTGAGCTTCCGCTCCCGTTAAAGAATGCCACAACTCAATCACTGCTGGTGCAGCTCCTCCCGGCAAGCCTTGCTGTGGATCCTCACCACAGCCTGTGAGCAGGAGCGCTAGAAGTCCGATGATGAGGATGCTATGAAGAACTCGTTTGGCCAAACCCTTAACCATAAAAATGCTCCTTTAACCTGTTATGTGGATTCGTTAATCTGTTATATTGGGTTATCTATTGGATAACAACTGGCTTTGCCATTTTTATAGAAGAAAAGCACCCACTGGGGCTGAGGTTCACAGAAATAGTCCACGGCAGTAGCCCTTTGCCATTGACGACGGTCCATCTGGTTATACTCTGCGATGAGATTCTCCCAGCGTCGATCCCGTTGAAGAGCTTGTCTTTGCTCAGAATAATCCGGTGGCAGAGTCTCCTGAGAAGGAAGCAGAAAATCCGGGAAAAAGCTCGGTCGTTCCCAAAGATAATAATCATACCTCAGCCTTTCCTGAATGGAGGTTAAGCTTGACGGTTCAGAGCCGGATTTTTGCGAGTCCCAGAAGTGCCATAACTTTTCAAAAAGGGCCTTAGCCGACCAATTCTGCTTAAACCAGCCTTGATTACGCCAATATTCCGCAAACTCATGATAGAAGTCAAAGGGGGTAGGGTATTGCTGAATAACCCAGTCTAGTGTTCTGCCAAACCGCCCCGAATTATAATAGCGATCAAGAATATCTTCCAAGCGATGCAGTCTTAGTATTTCTTCATGACTTAAATCTGCTGTTTGCAGAATTGAATACGGAGGATCAGGAGCATAAATCAATCCATATTGCTCACTTCTCTCTCGTAAACCGGAACCTTTAAGAACCTTTAGAAAACCTAGTTGTAGCATATCTGGTTGAACTGCATACACCTCATTAAAGGACATTCGAAAGCTAGACCAACCTTCTTTAGGTAACCCTGCAATGAGATCCAGATGCAGATGGGCTTTGTTCATCTCTTGAATCTCTCTGATATACTTTGCCCACCGATCAAAATGCTGGGGCCGGCAGATTATCGAGAGAGTCTCGGGGTTCGTGGATTGTACACCGATTTCGAATTGAACTAAATCCTTGGGGTAATCCCGTAAATAATCCAGCCAATCCTCATCGAGCAGCTCTCCGGCCATTTCACAATGAACGCGAACCCCTGCCTCAGTCGGGTAGTGAGCGGCCTCTTCCCGAGCAATATCAAGAATTCTAAAGGAATGCTCCTTATTTACATTAAAGGTGCGATCCACCAGTTTAATCGTACGTGCTCCACAGCTCAAAGCACGACGGATAATTTCTCGAAAACGTTCGGGCGGTAGATATCTGACTCCCTGGAATGTGGAAGAAAGACAATATTGACAGTTAAAAGGACAGCCACGAATGGTCTCAACGTAAGCAAGGCGTCCCTGAAAATCTTCTTTTCCGCCATAAGGATTAGGCAGCTTGGTCATGGCAAGTTGCTGGCGGTGCTGATTAATCATGATTTCTTGGTTCTGGGGATTCCGCCAAGCCAATCCTGACACTTCCGCCAGATTCGCTCCCAACTCCCAAGCGCGAAGAAGTTCAAGGAGAGTGACTTCACCTTCCCCCAGAACCACTGCATCAATCTCAGTATTTTCCCTCAAAAAACAATCGGCCTCAAAGGATACTTCCGGTCCTCCAACGAGAATCCGAGTACGGGGAGACGTCGGCCGTAGCTGGCGGATCACAGCGAGGGTCTCCTTCAGGTTCCAAATATAACAGGAAAAGCCAATGACATCTGCCTTGGCTTCAAATATCTCCGCTTCAATCCGCTCTATCGGTTCGTTAATGGTGAACTCACGAATCTCAACCTCAGGAAACTCACCCTTAACACTCTCACGTAGGTACCGTATAGCCAAATTGGTATGCACATATTTCGCATTTAATGCGACCAGTAAAATTCGCAAAAGGATCGACTCCTTTCCTCTCTAGTATAGCTTTAACCAGCGTCCTTTGCAATTACGATGCCAAACTTTATCTCATCCCAGAATTTTAGTATTTATTAATAGTTAAATCGATTAATACTGAAGAATTATCCTTATGGACTGTCTAATCCATGGTGTCGTGTCACCCTTTTATGAAGCTTATGAATATACTGTTCTATGGTATAGCGCAGGTATGAGGTGATTAGCGTGAAAAATAACTTAGCTCAGCTCTAAAATGGGTACACTAAACTAAGGCCTCTAAGGCCCAGAAAAAATTAAGCTTCGTTTTAAACCATAGAGATGTCAGTTTCTTTTATTAGACCCAGAGAAATCAGAAGTTTTGCTGCT from Desulfitobacterium dichloroeliminans LMG P-21439 encodes the following:
- a CDS encoding Na/Pi cotransporter family protein; translation: MININFSAWVAFLGGLGIFMFGVHTTASGLQMFAANRLKELLESLTKKTYLAVLFGIIMTVAFQSSTATTVLVVEFVNVGLMSLGRALGIVLGSALGTSLSIQLIAFKMLNVALGFIFVGFILYLIVKTPHIKPLGQAMIGFGLIFVGISIMSGAFAPLKDVPQVQEFLAQLGAKPFFGILVGLVLTALMQSSTATVAILISLADQGLINLGAVIPLVLGAHIGGTVTTLISTLTAQKQDARRVALANTLYKVLATLLVLPFLPEVADLLIWMGGDLKRQVANSHLVFSIMMIILFMPLNNWIAKVMVRILPDSSQGIKKVQFKYVDEASLEVPAIALTQIHLEIQGMGKVLREELMSQIPTGVLEMRALPGKGSPLEQEFQWYYQHIFRFLADLSAKEVTAQQHEEILNTQFILKEFQYVGDALFDLSDHIQNVTKENRLETEGIWRDMKELYETVLNNYNRMLGALKSWDRDLAGEVIREHPDVVRLQRALQFGILAKTTQWENLDIVNLLYRIDKHSVNIAQVVMGLV
- the tpiA gene encoding triose-phosphate isomerase, which gives rise to MSIRHPIIAGNWKMNKTIREAQDYAGRLLGLLGETTEIDVVVCAPFTALSTLKDELEESVIHIGAQDLSFAGNGAYTGEISAAMLVDTACTYVIIGHSERRVILRETDEEIAKKVKAALKAGLTPILCVGENLAQREESKAFAIVRSQVEKDLPDLSPADLKRVVIAYEPIWAIGTGKSATSADAQEMCTMIRSTLAGIAGAVADEVNILYGGSVNADTIVELMAQPDVDGALVGGASLDPEGFAKLVLNAVTAL
- the rpoN gene encoding RNA polymerase factor sigma-54, with protein sequence MRIGYSLNLEQTQKLVMTPELRQAIAVLQLSALELSDYVEQQMLENPLLDVVEDSGDKGTDNSQEDTPPLEKEDNPADSDWDMNWEDYFQHQEERIFREYDPDAGQNKRFEPFLAAAPSLQEHLLEQIHIQRASAPQDLLEYIIGNLDENGYLPLSLEEIAKQFQRPLEQVKTGLTIIQGLDPLGVGARNLEECLRLQLPLLNHYPPEMPSFLNHLEDLAAGRLQKIANQLKVTPLQVQAMSDLLRTLDPKPGRRFSGPGEVRYIIPDVVIEEVEGEFIILINDVTVPRLGINQTYKKALSQNSESETRKFVEQKLNAAAWLIRSIEQRRLTLYKVADALVRRQEEFLRQGIRYLRPLNLKDIAEEIGVHESTVSRATANKYVQTPRGIFEFKFFFATGLGSEEGMTTEAIKQALKDIIATEDPKVPYSDQKLTEILKEKNMKISRRTVAKYRDELGIPSTTLRKRY
- a CDS encoding phosphoglycerate kinase, which codes for MVKKGLKDITVQGKRVFVRVDFNVPMDDHGNIADDTRIIAALPTIHYLIGEGAKIILASHLGRPKGKVDPEYSLAPVAQRLSELLDQHVSIAPDCIGPEVEKEVTQLKEGEILLLENVRFHAEEEKNDPEFVTSLASLADVFVNDAFGTAHRAHASTEGIAHRIPGVAGFLLQKEIESMCHAMEAAERPFVAIIGGAKVSDKIGVIENLLNKVDVLIIGGGMANTFLKAQGYRMGKSLVENDKLPLAQKILSKAQEREVKILLPQDVVVAEEFKDDAPYRIIPITDISEDEMALDIGPESAGAFSEAIVEAKTIVWNGPMGVFEMDNFSRGTERVAQAVAKCPGMTIVGGGDSVAAVDKMGVANQMSHISTGGGASLKLLEGKTLPGVAALQDK
- a CDS encoding phosphate signaling complex PhoU family protein, with the protein product MMFTRLSGYDRALMEIRTMILELAQGVEDLLSRVLSNLETPDALQDMDWRKEDDQIDAMRDKVLKRILEMMTLQQIRTQDLCFLLGYQRIAQELERIADYACDIAELAVLSSNMEHIEEVLQMANQTQQMYLKVKETIDNEEDNVEALDQMDDVLDTTYGFLQRQFLMGGQSEKTGSLAFALIFARTMERMGDHILNVAEAQVYIKTGKKF
- the whiA gene encoding DNA-binding protein WhiA, which codes for MSFSAETKDELARIEEKKRCCNVAELAALVRMDGTLQISNQIYALNVTTESAPVARKVYRLAKNLLGLPVDIMVRRKLRLKKNNSYMVKIYPRVLSDFQELGLIDEEGEILPGIPNFLVKKKCDRIAYLRGAFLAGGSINNPEGTYHLEIITNDALHADALCLLLNRFQLGAKVSLRKNWHVVYIKESEHIVKFLALIGAHRALLEFENVRVLKDMRNQVNRLVNCETANLNKTVDAAVRQVENIQKVANTIGLQALPDPIREIAELRLEYPDASLKELGEMLNPKVGKSGVNHRLRKIDELADKLEERHKQVGRGG